The following nucleotide sequence is from Alkalihalobacillus sp. LMS39.
CATGTAAAATGGGGCTATTAGTGAACATAAAATGTTTATACATTATTAAAAGGAGGTGTTTTTGATGCCACAAAAAGAAGAAAGAATGTTTTCTATGTTAATTTATTTACTTAGTTTTTTTACAGCCATTATTGGACCACTGATTATTTGGTTATTAAAGAAAGATGAGTCAGAACTTATTGATCATCATGGCAAGGAATATATTAATTTCTTTATCTCGTACGCCATT
It contains:
- a CDS encoding DUF4870 domain-containing protein, whose translation is MPQKEERMFSMLIYLLSFFTAIIGPLIIWLLKKDESELIDHHGKEYINFFISYAIYGLVASISMIILIGFILAPAVGIAYFVFTIIAAIKAYEGSFYQIPLIIRFLK